A stretch of the Medicago truncatula cultivar Jemalong A17 chromosome 5, MtrunA17r5.0-ANR, whole genome shotgun sequence genome encodes the following:
- the LOC11437149 gene encoding B3 domain-containing protein At2g24670, which yields MNENMEAMLEKKAAMARKKINALMQNMETMEERKFNPFPHFTLHNLLSYYAPQLYTEKDLAQIEKINQHLRQETKLPLNIPQSTMKGEAVNKKKRCRSSDEGSMADKAKRRVKPKSTKKMVPKKQDKEKLSSPPPILPIDVEIKIKELNGTDIKHIMCKELFDSDLSKHQSRLLMSLKEDIADDFLNDTEKKTFGRKDRGTKSKLVGIEVIVLDPSFREFTMSLRKWGKSLYSLVQDWKHVMRQNSFEIGQKLNIWTFRVNSKLHFLLDKN from the coding sequence ATGAATGAAAATATGGAAGCCATGTTGGAAAAGAAAGCTGCTATGGCTAGGAAGAAGATCAATGCATTGATGCAAAATATGGAAACAATGGAAGAAAGGAAATTCAACCCTTTCCCTCACTTTACTTTGCATAATCTGTTATCTTATTATGCACCTCAGCTTTATACCGAAAAAGATTTAGCACAAATAGAGAAAATCAATCAACATCTTCGCCAAGAAACAAAATTGCCTCTTAATATTCCACAAAGCACAATGAAAGGAGAAGCAGTGAATAAGAAGAAAAGGTGTCGCTCAAGTGATGAAGGTAGCATGGCTGATAAGGCGAAAAGAAGAGTGAAACCAAAGAGCACGAAGAAGATGGTACCAAAAAAACAAGATAAGGAAAAATTGTCATCACCTCCGCCAATATTGCCTATTGATGTCGAGATCAAGATCAAAGAGTTGAATGGCACTGATATCAAACATATCATGTGTAAGGAATTGTTTGATTCAGATCTCAGTAAACACCAAAGTCGTCTTTTAATGTCACTTAAAGAAGATATAGCTGATGATTTTCTCAACGACACAGAGAAGAAGACTTTTGGTAGAAAGGATCGGGGCACTAAAAGTAAACTGGTTGGTATAGAAGTGATTGTGTTGGACCCTTCTTTTAGAGAGTTCACAATGTCTTTGAGGAAGTGGGGCAAAAGTCTTTACAGTCTTGTACAAGATTGGAAACATGTTATGAGGCAAAATAGTTTTGAAATTGGTCAAAAACTCAACATTTGGACATTTAGGGTCAATAGCAAGTTGCACTTTCTACTCGACAAAAATTAG